One genomic segment of Brassica napus cultivar Da-Ae chromosome A3, Da-Ae, whole genome shotgun sequence includes these proteins:
- the LOC106382136 gene encoding transcription factor JUNGBRUNNEN 1-like, producing MMGSCDKRRGEQEEEEEQKLKLPGFRFHPTDEELVGFYLSKKVLLKKPSKIDEIISHIDIYKFDPWDLPRLRNTEKESYFFCKRGRKYRNSIRPNRVTGSGFWKATGIDKPVYSDGSSKSVIGLKKTLVYYVGSAGKGSKTDWMMHEFRLPTANDTIPGGSTHLNPTPPAMLHAEVWTLCRIFQRNVSSRKYTPDWRELEGGKRVKPQQSKYQEAYISFGDNESTISTNNINIMENKGNYERNVFQLHQTPHQHQPILMDTASTTQVDYTGPHSSNHDIHNITYENWDELRSVVEFAFGPSLS from the exons ATGATGGGATCATGTGACAAAAGAAGgggagaacaagaagaagaggaggaacaAAAGTTAAAGCTTCCAGGGTTTAGGTTTCATCCTACCGATGAGGAGCTTGTAGGGTTTTATCTCTCTAAGAAAGTACTTCTCAAGAAACCCAGCAAGATCGATGAGATCATCAGCCATATTGATATCTATAAATTTGACCCATGGGATCTTCCTC GGTTAAGGAACACAGAGAAGGAGAGTTACTTCTTCTGCAAGAGAGGAAGGAAGTACAGAAACAGCATAAGACCTAACCGAGTGACTGGTTCCGGTTTCTGGAAAGCTACTGGAATCGATAAGCCTGTATACTCAGATGGATCCAGCAAATCCGTGATCGGTTTAAAGAAGACACTCGTTTATTACGTCGGAAGCGCCGGGAAAGGAAGCAAGACAGATTGGATGATGCACGAGTTTCGCCTCCCCACAGCCAATGACACAATCCCTGGTGGCTCCACCCACCTTAACCCTACTCCACCTGCCATGTTACATGCT GAAGTGTGGACGTTGTGCCGGATATTCCAGAGAAATGTGTCTAGTAGAAAATACACTCCAGACTGGAGAGAATTAGAAGGTGGGAAACGCGTGAAGCCGCAACAATCTAAGTACCAAGAAGCTTATATCAGTTTTGGTGACAATGAAAGTACTATTAGTACTAATAACATCAACATTATGGAAAACAAAGGAAATTATGAGAGGAACGTGTTTCAGCTTCACCAAACGCCTCATCAGCACCAGCCCATTCTCATGGATACAGCTAGTACTACACAAGTCGATTATACGGGTCCACATTCCTCAAACCATGACATTCACAATATAACCTACGAGAACTGGGATGAACTTCGATCGGTTGTGGAATTTGCTTTTGGCCCTTCTCTTAGTTAG
- the LOC106390493 gene encoding probable BOI-related E3 ubiquitin-protein ligase 3, whose translation MAVEAHHLNPLCSPNVAGDFLYRDMMHPLEANSFVYNNQIRYGNVPAATTPFNPTVECQTSLLNPTYNISPVDYLVHQSIKPTIHSVDSSVTFNSENNGNNVDFLRHGSSSSLRKRRREESVLVSPMPSQKRSTDPLMFLGQDLSSNVQHHSFDIDRLISNHVEIMRLEIEEKRRTQGRKIMEAIQQGLMKTLRAKDEEINHIQKLNLYLEEKVKSLCVENQVWRDVAQSNEATVNALRSNLQQVLADVERREEPTAADDTQSCCGSNDEGDSKEKWRLVGEAQDTITRTMCRSCGKGEASVLLLPCRHMCLCTVCGSSVNTCPVCKSPKNASLHVNLSS comes from the exons ATGGCCGTTGAAGCTCACCATCTTAATCCTCTGTGTTCTCCTAACGTCGCGGGTGATTTTCTTTACAGAGACATGATGCATCCACTTGAAGCAAACAGTTTCGTCTATAACAACCAGATCAGATACGGCAACGTTCCAGCAGCTACGACGCCGTTTAACCCCACCGTGGAGTGTCAAACTTCTCTGTTGAATCCAACTTACAACATCTCACCGGTTGATTATTTGGTTCACCAGTCTATAAAACCGACGATTCATTCCGTTGACAGCTCCGTTACGTTCAACAGCGAGAATAATGGCAACAACGTTGACTTTCTTCGTCATGGTTCCTCCTCGTCTCTGAGAAAACGCCGTAGAGAAGAATCAGTCCTTGTTAGTCCTATGCCAAGCCAGAAACGTAGCACTGATCCTCTCATGTTCCTTGGTCAAGACTTGTCTTCTAACGTCCAACATCACAGCTTCGATATCGACCGCTTGATCTCTAATCAC gtCGAAATAATGCGACTGGAGATTGAAGAGAAGAGAAGGACGCAAGGTAGGAAAATAATGGAAGCTATCCAACAAGGTTTGATGAAGACACTAAGAGCAAAGGACGAAGAGATCAACCACATCCAAAAACTAAACCTCTATCTCGAAGAGAAGGTTAAGTCTCTATGCGTAGAGAATCAGGTATGGCGTGACGTGGCACAGTCTAATGAAGCCACCGTGAACGCCCTACGTTCAAACTTACAACAAGTCCTTGCCGATGTGGAACGTAGGGAGGAGCCTACGGCGGCTGACGACACGCAGTCTTGTTGCGGAAGCAACGACGAGGGTGATAGTAAGGAGAAGTGGAGGTTAGTGGGAGAGGCGCAGGATACGATAACAAGGACGATGTGTAGAAGCTGTGGAAAAGGAGAAGCAAGTGTGTTACTGTTACCATGCAGACACATGTGTCTATGCACAGTGTGTGGATCTTCGGTTAACACTTGTCCGGTCTGTAAATCTCCAAAGAACGCTAGTCTCCATGTTAATCTTTCCTCGTGA